CACCTTATCTTTTTTATATAGACTTTGAAGAATTTAAAGTAGCAGGTTCCTCTCCAGAAAGTTTAGTAAGTGTAAAGAATGGACGGGTTATGACTAATCCTATAGCAGGTGCAAGACCAAGAGGCAAAACTTTAGAAGAGGATTTAAAATTAAAAACAGAGTTATTAGAAGATGAAAAGGAAAGAGCAGAACACGTGATGTTAGTGGATCTGGGGAGAAATGACATAGGGAAAATAAGTGAGTTTGGAAGTGTAAAACTAGATAGATTTATGGATGTAGATTTTTACTCTCATGTTATGCATATAGTTTCCAAGGTTTCAGGAGATTTGAGAAAAGATTTGGGATATTTAGATGGATTAATATCTTGTTTGCCTGTAGGAACTGTATCTGGAGCACCTAAAATAAGGGCTATGGAGATAATTGATGAGCTTGAAGATACTAAAAGAGGTATATATGCTGGTGCAGTTGGATACTTTTCACTTAATGGAAACATGGATACCTGCATTGCCATAAGGACCATACTCTTTAAAGATGGCCATGCGTATGTTCAGGCTGGTGCAGGAATTGTGTATGACTCTGTTCCAGAAAGAGAATATCAGGAAACATTAAATAAAGCTATGGCTATGATAGAGGTGATATAAGATGATACTTTTAATAGATAATTATGATTCATTTACTTATAATCTTTACCAGTATATTGGTGAAATATATGAGGATATAAGAGTTTTTAGAAATGACAAAATATCACTGGATGAGATAGAGAGGTTAAAGCCTGAAGGAATAATACTTTCCCCAGGACCCGGTATTCCTGAAAATGCAGGTATATGCATAGAGGTTGTAAAAAAATTTGGAAGTAAAATTCCTATTTTGGGGATATGCCTTGGGCATCAGGCTATTGGATGTGCTTACGGTGGAAAAGTAGTGAGAGCAAACAATATAATGCATGGAAAGACATCAGAAATAAGCATAGTTCCAAATAAATTATTTAAAAATTTGGAAAATTCTATAAATGTTATGAGATATCACTCTCTCATAATAGAAAAAAACACTTTACCAGAAGAACTTGAGGTAATGGCAGAAAGTTTGGACGACAGAGAAATAATGGCTGTGAAGCACAGAGAATATGAAGTTTATGGACTCCAATTTCATCCGGAATCAATTCTTACAGAGAAGGGAAAGCAAATAATAAAAAATTTTTTAGGGGGGATTTGTAATGTTGCAGCAGATAATAGAGAGAATCATATGTAAAAGTAATTTGGAGGAAAGTGAAGCCTATGAAGCTATGAATGAAATAATGCAGGGAAATGCAGAAGATTCCCAAATAGGAGCTTTTCTAGTAGCCTTGAGAATGAAAGGTGAAACTGCAGAGGAAATAACAGGATTTGCAAGGGCTATGAGAGATAATGCAGAGGATTTAAAACTAGAGTCTGAGTATGTCATTGATACTTGTGGAACAGGAGGGGATGGAGGAAGAACATTTAATATATCCACAGCAGTATCCTTTGTA
The genomic region above belongs to Clostridium sp. AWRP and contains:
- a CDS encoding aminodeoxychorismate/anthranilate synthase component II, giving the protein MILLIDNYDSFTYNLYQYIGEIYEDIRVFRNDKISLDEIERLKPEGIILSPGPGIPENAGICIEVVKKFGSKIPILGICLGHQAIGCAYGGKVVRANNIMHGKTSEISIVPNKLFKNLENSINVMRYHSLIIEKNTLPEELEVMAESLDDREIMAVKHREYEVYGLQFHPESILTEKGKQIIKNFLGGICNVAADNRENHM